A genomic segment from Pseudomonas mendocina encodes:
- a CDS encoding MgtC/SapB family protein: MDILERILTTLMQEFSDLGQVEHITRATLRLLLAMFLGGLLGYEREVMGKAAGMRTHMLVCLGAAIFVMALEQDGAEADAMSRVIQGIAAGVGFLGAGTILKGQNISDVKGLTTAAGLWASAAIGVAVGLGREATAVLSTVIVLVVLHLMPLMVDPGTRTKPDDQGDEKPGDRR; the protein is encoded by the coding sequence ATGGACATACTCGAACGAATTCTTACCACCCTGATGCAGGAGTTCTCCGACCTCGGCCAGGTGGAGCACATCACTCGTGCCACGTTGCGCCTGCTTCTGGCCATGTTCCTTGGCGGGCTGCTCGGCTACGAGCGCGAGGTGATGGGCAAGGCCGCCGGCATGCGCACGCACATGCTGGTCTGCCTCGGCGCAGCGATCTTCGTCATGGCCCTGGAGCAGGACGGCGCCGAAGCCGATGCAATGAGCCGGGTGATCCAGGGCATCGCCGCGGGCGTCGGTTTTCTCGGCGCCGGCACCATCCTCAAAGGCCAGAACATTTCCGACGTCAAAGGCCTGACCACCGCAGCCGGCCTGTGGGCCTCGGCCGCCATCGGCGTGGCGGTCGGCCTCGGGCGCGAGGCCACCGCCGTGCTGTCCACGGTGATTGTGCTGGTGGTGCTACACCTCATGCCACTGATGGTAGATCCAGGCACCAGAACCAAGCCGGACGACCAGGGCGATGAAAAGCCGGGCGACAGGCGATAA
- a CDS encoding Rho termination factor N-terminal domain-containing protein, with amino-acid sequence MPRGSKDKYTDKQKRKAEHIEDSYKERGVPQDEAEARAWATVNKQSGGGDKAGGSGQTTSATSKQAARKSSARRAAATREGTPRPGQRLEAMTKTELMDLARKRDIAGRSRMRKEELLQALRKASA; translated from the coding sequence ATGCCCCGTGGCAGCAAAGACAAATACACCGACAAGCAGAAGCGCAAGGCCGAACACATCGAGGACAGCTACAAGGAACGCGGCGTCCCCCAAGACGAGGCCGAGGCGCGCGCCTGGGCCACGGTCAACAAGCAGTCCGGCGGTGGCGACAAGGCTGGCGGTTCCGGACAGACGACCAGCGCGACCAGCAAGCAGGCTGCACGCAAGTCCTCGGCGCGGCGTGCAGCCGCTACTCGCGAAGGTACACCCCGCCCCGGTCAGCGCCTGGAAGCGATGACCAAGACCGAGCTGATGGACTTGGCGCGCAAGCGGGATATCGCCGGGCGCTCTCGCATGCGCAAGGAAGAACTGTTGCAGGCGCTGCGCAAGGCCAGTGCCTGA
- a CDS encoding YgaP family membrane protein, with translation MSLTQNVHRVERAVSLATGATAIVAGVCQGGTSGVLKALGGAALLQRGLTGHCVVKGLISDPKAELECLRERVAELRAALPRLQKEMDSLKGRQENRLDHAVEETFPASDPISP, from the coding sequence ATGTCACTGACCCAAAACGTCCATCGTGTTGAACGTGCCGTATCGCTCGCCACGGGCGCCACTGCCATCGTCGCCGGCGTCTGCCAGGGCGGCACCTCGGGTGTACTCAAGGCCCTTGGCGGCGCCGCACTGCTGCAACGCGGTCTGACTGGCCACTGCGTGGTCAAGGGGCTGATCAGCGACCCCAAGGCCGAGCTGGAATGCCTGCGTGAGCGGGTGGCCGAACTGCGCGCCGCACTGCCGCGCCTGCAGAAGGAAATGGACAGCTTGAAAGGGCGCCAGGAAAACCGGCTGGATCATGCCGTCGAAGAAACGTTCCCGGCCAGCGATCCGATCTCGCCTTGA
- a CDS encoding zinc-dependent alcohol dehydrogenase: MQALTYHGSHDVRVERVPDPVIEQPDDIILRVTATAICGSDLHLYRGKIPQVKDGDIFGHEFMGVVEEVGPQVTAVSKGDRVIVPFVIACGDCFFCQMDLHAACETTNPGRGAILNKKQIPPGAALFGYSHLYGGVPGGQAELVRVPKANAGPFKVPDVLDDEQVLFLTDILPTGYQAAVNAGVRPGSRVAIYGAGPVGLMSAACARMLGAEQIFMVDHHDYRLTYAQQTYGVIPINFDVIDDPASAIIEQTPGHRGVDAVIDAVGFEAKGSLTETVLTTLKLEASSGVALRQCIAAVRRGGTVSVPGVYAGFIHGFLFGDAFDKGLTFKMGQTHVHPLLPTLLEHIQRGDLNPEIIISHRMPLAEAAEGYRLFDSRRDQCRKVILRP; the protein is encoded by the coding sequence ATGCAAGCATTGACCTATCACGGTAGCCACGACGTGCGGGTGGAGCGGGTGCCCGATCCCGTCATCGAACAACCCGACGACATCATCCTGCGCGTGACCGCCACGGCGATCTGCGGCTCGGACCTGCACCTGTATCGCGGCAAGATTCCGCAGGTCAAGGACGGCGATATCTTCGGCCACGAGTTCATGGGCGTGGTCGAGGAGGTCGGCCCGCAGGTCACCGCGGTTAGCAAGGGCGATCGGGTCATCGTGCCCTTCGTCATCGCCTGCGGCGACTGCTTCTTCTGCCAGATGGACCTGCACGCGGCGTGCGAAACCACCAATCCGGGGCGTGGCGCGATTCTCAACAAGAAGCAGATTCCGCCAGGCGCGGCGCTGTTCGGCTACAGCCACCTGTACGGCGGTGTGCCGGGCGGGCAGGCCGAGCTGGTGCGCGTGCCCAAGGCCAATGCCGGCCCGTTCAAGGTGCCGGACGTACTCGACGACGAGCAGGTGCTGTTCCTCACCGACATCCTGCCCACTGGCTACCAGGCTGCAGTCAACGCAGGAGTCAGACCGGGCAGTCGCGTGGCGATCTATGGCGCCGGCCCGGTCGGTCTGATGAGCGCAGCCTGCGCGCGCATGCTCGGTGCCGAGCAGATCTTCATGGTCGACCATCACGATTACCGTCTGACCTACGCTCAGCAGACCTACGGGGTGATACCGATCAATTTCGACGTGATCGATGATCCAGCCAGCGCCATCATCGAACAGACGCCGGGGCACCGTGGCGTGGATGCGGTGATCGATGCGGTGGGCTTCGAGGCCAAGGGCAGCCTCACCGAAACCGTGCTGACCACGCTCAAGCTGGAAGCCAGCAGCGGCGTGGCGCTGCGCCAGTGCATCGCGGCCGTTCGCCGCGGCGGCACGGTCAGCGTGCCAGGCGTCTATGCCGGTTTCATCCACGGCTTTCTGTTTGGCGATGCCTTCGACAAGGGGCTGACCTTCAAGATGGGCCAGACCCATGTCCACCCGCTGCTGCCCACGCTACTGGAACACATCCAGCGTGGCGACCTGAACCCGGAAATCATCATCAGTCATCGCATGCCGCTGGCCGAGGCGGCTGAAGGCTATCGCCTGTTCGACTCGCGCCGCGATCAGTGCCGCAAGGTGATTCTGCGGCCCTGA
- a CDS encoding carboxylate-amine ligase, producing MSTSTFGIEEEYFLTDLASRCVAQQGVEAFAVSSRRALGPRVTREMFAAQFEVVTPVLHSLDEAREFLGQARRTMAELASEFGCGILAAGTHPLGQWRSVQATNMARYQAIFDDYRIVASRSVLAGLHVHVGVPEGIDRIRLMNRLTPWLPLLLGLSASSPFWDGRPSGLMSYRQAVCDEWPRMGIPDHFRDDAEYQRYLKVMTATDCIGSAVNLWWNIRPSLRFPTLELRIADACPQLQDALCIAGLFRAMLGHALDAPHHDWFDDPLTRILTLENRWRAKRRGLRGLFIEPRSRSTLPFAAWLEQVLACVAEQIAPEDRWVMAHARKLARIGGSAEAQLGLYRRARSGGADHRAAVGEVVDTLMQQTALQDVRQIA from the coding sequence ATGAGCACGAGCACGTTCGGCATCGAGGAAGAGTACTTTCTGACCGACCTGGCAAGTCGTTGCGTGGCGCAGCAGGGGGTCGAGGCCTTTGCCGTATCCAGCCGCCGCGCCTTGGGCCCGCGCGTGACGCGCGAGATGTTCGCCGCGCAGTTCGAAGTGGTGACCCCGGTGCTGCACAGCCTCGACGAGGCGCGCGAATTTCTCGGCCAGGCGCGCCGCACCATGGCCGAACTGGCCAGCGAGTTCGGCTGCGGCATTCTCGCCGCCGGTACCCATCCGCTGGGGCAATGGCGCAGCGTGCAGGCCACCAACATGGCGCGCTACCAGGCGATCTTCGACGATTACCGCATCGTCGCCAGCCGCAGCGTGCTGGCCGGCCTGCATGTGCATGTCGGGGTGCCGGAAGGCATCGACCGCATTCGTCTGATGAACAGGCTGACGCCCTGGCTGCCATTGCTGTTGGGTTTGAGCGCGTCGTCGCCATTCTGGGATGGCCGGCCCAGCGGTCTGATGAGCTACCGCCAGGCCGTCTGTGATGAATGGCCGCGCATGGGCATTCCCGATCACTTTCGCGATGACGCCGAATACCAGCGTTACCTGAAGGTGATGACCGCGACCGACTGCATCGGCTCGGCCGTCAACCTGTGGTGGAACATCCGCCCGTCACTGCGCTTTCCTACCCTAGAGTTGCGTATCGCCGACGCCTGCCCGCAACTGCAGGACGCCCTGTGCATCGCCGGGTTGTTCCGCGCCATGCTCGGCCATGCGCTGGATGCCCCGCACCATGACTGGTTCGACGACCCGCTGACGCGCATTCTCACCCTGGAAAACCGCTGGCGTGCCAAGCGCCGTGGCCTGCGCGGTCTGTTCATCGAACCGCGCAGCCGGAGCACCTTGCCGTTCGCGGCCTGGCTGGAGCAGGTACTGGCCTGCGTCGCCGAGCAGATCGCGCCCGAGGACCGCTGGGTCATGGCACATGCGCGCAAGCTGGCACGTATCGGCGGCAGTGCCGAAGCGCAGCTTGGCCTCTATCGGCGTGCCCGCAGCGGCGGCGCCGATCATCGCGCCGCCGTGGGCGAAGTGGTCGATACGCTGATGCAGCAGACGGCCCTGCAGGACGTTCGGCAAATAGCCTGA